One Nicotiana tomentosiformis chromosome 4, ASM39032v3, whole genome shotgun sequence genomic window carries:
- the LOC138909803 gene encoding uncharacterized protein, which produces MDLMNNVFRPYLDLFVIVFIDDIVVYSNYGSEYVDHLRTILVSSEGIKVDGQKIEAVKNWPRPTTPPEIVLGCVLMQHGKVIAYASRQLKKHEQNYRTHDLELAAVIHLARLGVRLIDLEDGGVVAQNIATTCLVIKVKQRQYDDPIPIEYSQVARKKKSPPYKVTSDGVLRYKDRLCVPDVAGLHRQIMTEAHHSRYTIHPGSTKMYHDLKQIYWWDEMKHDIAEFVAQCPNSHQVSPMKGVMRFGKKGKLSPRDIGPYQVIRRVSRVAYELDLPADLQEVRSVFHVSMLRQCVRDPSRVVPVDDVQIIEQMTYEEVPIAILERPVRPLRMKDIPSMKVLWRTNKVKEMTWGA; this is translated from the exons atggatcttatgaacaaCGTGTTTAGGCCTTATCTAGACCtgtttgtgatagtgtttattgatgatattgtgGTATATTCCAACTATGGGTCAGAATATGTAGATCATCTACGTACAATATTGG TATCATCAGAGGGTATCAAAGTTGATGGtcagaagatagaggcagtgaagaattggcccaGGCCTACGACGCCACCTGAG ATTGTCCTAGGTTGTGTGCTGATGCAACACGGGaaggtaattgcttatgcttccagACAGTTGAAGAAGCACGAGCAGAATTATCGTACACATGACTTGGAGCTAGCAGCGGTTATTCAt TTAGCCCGTTTGGGAGTTAGATTGATAGATTTAGAGGATGGAGGAGTTGTAGCTCAgaatatagctaccacttgtttAGTGATTAAAGTCAAACagaggcaatatgatgatccaaTTCCAATTGAGTACAGTCAGGTAGCAAGGAAAAAGAAAAGTCCACCTTACAAAGTTACTAGCGACGGAGTCCTTAGATATAAGGATAGGCTTTGTGTTCCAGATGTTGCAGGGTTACATAGGCAAATTATGACAGAGGCACATCATTCCAGGTATACCATTCATCCAGGCTCTActaagatgtaccatgatcttaagcAGATTTACTGGTGGGACGAAATGAAACATGACATTGCAGAGTTTGTGGCCCAGTGTCCTAACTCCCATCAG gtatcacctatgaaaggcgttatgaggtttggaaagaagggaaagctTAGCCCTAGGGATATAGGTCCATACCAGGTCATTAGACGAGTTAGTCGTGTAGCATACGAGTTGGACCTTCCAGCAGACCTTCAGGAGGTACGTTCGGTATTTCATGTCTCCATGCTTCGACAATGTGTTAGAGATCCTTCCAGAGTTGTACCAGTTGATGATGTACAAATCATCGAGCAGATGACTTATGAGGAGGTACCTATTGCCATTTTAGAACGACCGGTTCGTCCGTTGAGGATGAAAGATATTCCTTCAATGAAAGTGTTATGGAGGACCAATAAAGTGAAAGAGATGACTTGGGGAGCTTAG